The following are encoded in a window of Perca flavescens isolate YP-PL-M2 chromosome 24, PFLA_1.0, whole genome shotgun sequence genomic DNA:
- the enpp4 gene encoding bis(5'-adenosyl)-triphosphatase enpp4, with amino-acid sequence MSLRKSSDDDDVAAKIDRKGKLFNDTVWRTKYTCQSCNSMLVQILLGFLCGVRALATENNTAQQGPPPLLLVSFDGFRADYLKRFPMPNLKLLYSQGVLVEQLTNVFITKTFPNHYSLVTGLYAESHGILSNNMYDPVSHKSFHVGDRNDTDPAWWSEAQPLWLTALDSGYKTAAIMWPGCNVAIRNRTASHFLPYDSHVTFQQRLEVVTKLMLGDEKEQAVMFAALYWEEPDRSGHTFGPDNVTAMSRALKEVDDNIGLLISELKRTGLWGRVNILLTSDHGMAQCSAERLIRLDDCLHPDSYTLVDLSPVTALIPHKDPEAIFTLLNKCHAHMTAYLKSAIPDRLHYRNNERIQPILLIADEGWTIVQRGKLPRLGDHGYDNSLSSMHPFMAASGPSFRQGYQISSLESVDIYPLMCRLLSVPPQPNNGTLIQARCLLAAETCWDAPLVIGLVVSVLLVLSAITVLFRLLGRRRSSGPRPFQRLQVDYDDDDDDDPLLE; translated from the exons ATGAGTTTGAGGAAGtccagtgatgatgatgatgttgctGCGAAAATAGACCGAAAAGGAAAGTTATTTAACGATACTGTCTGGAGGACAAAGTATACCTGTCAGTCCTGTAACAG TATGTTAGTTCAAATACTGCTGGGCTTCCTGTGTGGTGTCCGAGCTCTAGCCACAGAAAACAACACAGCTCAACAGGGTCCTCCGCCACTGCTGCTGGTGTCATTCGATGGTTTCCGAGCAGACTATTTGAAGAGGTTCCCCATGCCGAACCTGAAGCTCCTGTACAGTCAAGGGGTCCTGGTGGAGCAGCTCACCAACGTCTTCATCACCAAGACGTTTCCCAACCACTACAGCCTG GTAACAGGGCTGTACGCTGAGTCTCACGGTATTCTGTCCAACAACATGTACGACCCCGTCAGCCACAAGAGCTTCCACGTTGGCGATCGCAATGACACCGACCCGGCGTGGTGGAGTGAGGCGCAGCCCCTCTGGCTCACCGCGCTGGACTCCGGCTATAAGACTGCAGCCATTATGTGGCCCGGCTGTAATGTGGCCATCCGCAACCGCACAGCGTCACACTTCCTTCCATACGACTCTCATGTGACATTCCAGCAACGACTGGAGGTCGTGACGAAGTTGATGTTGGGAGACGAAAAG GAGCAAGCGGTGATGTTTGCAGCTCTCTACTGGGAAGAGCCAGACCGGTCAGGTCACACATTCGGCCCGGACAACGTCACTGCCATGAGCCGTGCGCTGAAGGAG GTTGACGACAACATAGGTCTGCTGATTTCCGAGCTGAAGCGGACCGGCCTCTGGGGTCGCGTCAACATCCTGCTAACCAGTGACCACGGCATGGCTCAGTGCTCGGCCGAACGCCTCATACGGCTGGACGACTGCCTCCACCCCGACAGCTACACACTGGTGGACCTCTCACCTGTCACAGCCCTCATCCCACATAAAG ACCCAGAGGCCATCTTCACCCTGCTGAATAAGTGCCACGCCCATATGACAGCCTATTTGAAATCAGCCATCCCTGATAGGCTGCACTACCGGAACAATGAGCGCATCCAGCCAATCCTACTGATTGCTGACGAAGGCTGGACTATAGTGCAGCGAGGGAAGCTGCCGAGAT tgGGCGATCACGGCTACGACAACTCCCTGTCCAGCATGCACCCCTTCATGGCAGCGTCGGGGCCCAGCTTTCGTCAGGGTTATCAAATCAGCAGTTTAGAGAGCGTGGACATTTACCCACTCATGTGCCGCCTGCTGTCGGTGCCCCCACAGCCCAACAACGGCACGCTGATCCAGGCTAGGTGCCTGCTGGCTGCTGAGACCTGCTGGGATGCCCCTCTGGTGATCGGCCTGGTGGTGAGCGTCTTACTGGTACTCAGTGCAATTACTG TTCTGTTCAGGTTGCTGGGCCGACGCCGCTCGTCAGGCCCCCGGCCCTTCCAGAGGCTACAGGTTGACTACGATGACGATGACGATGACGACCCCCTGTTGGAGTAG
- the xkr6a gene encoding XK-related protein 6, with translation MAAQSDGGGAGVGCGGGFAQLYDVDGEEPMDSAAIHICQCCRTSACYWGCRSACLGSLLGGGQPIGGVGIRETHCPPREQLWLDCLWIILALLVFFWDVGTDLCLAMDYYQRQDYLWFGLTLFFVLVPSVLVQILSFRWFVQDYTGGGLGEVEGLTKRGAVALGCLYPGRDRLQLATIWLWQATIHILQLGQVWRYIRTLYLGIMSRRQKEHQRRWYWAMMFEYADVNMLRLLETFLESAPQLVLQLCIMIQENRAETLQCISSLGSLLSLAWVLASYHKLLRDSRDDQRSMSYRGALLHLFWRLFTISSRVLSLALFASLFHIYFGIFVVVHWCAMAFWVVHGGTDFCMSKWEEVLFNMVVGIVYIFCWFNVKEGRTRYRMVTYYIVVLAENTILTGLWYAYRDPALTDSYAVPALCGVYLTFAGGVLVMLLYYGFLHPATAHLQPSPASSCCAQLLWGLPLPPSAPPTAPPTPAHMTKSQTEEDVAETCLPVFQVRSAPITSKPEGPLIKIDMPRKRYPAWDAHYVDRRLRRTINILQYITPAAVGIRYRDGPLLYELLQYESSL, from the exons ATGGCCGCGCAGTCGGACGGCGGCGGTGCCGGTGTCGGGTGCGGCGGCGGGTTCGCCCAGCTGTACGATGTTGACGGCGAGGAGCCGATGGACTCTGCCGCGATCCACATCTGTCAGTGCTGCCGCACCTCCGCTTGCTACTGGGGCTGCCGCTCAGCCTGCCTCGGCTCTCTGCTCGGCGGGGGCCAGCCTATCGGAGGGGTCGGCATCCGGGAGACTCACTGCCCGCCCCGGGAGCAGCTGTGGCTGGACTGCCTCTGGATCATCCTCGCCCTCCTCGTCTTCTTCTGGGACGTTGGCACGGATCTGTGCCTGGCGATGGACTACTATCAGAGACAGGACTACCTCTGGTTCGGCCTCACTCTCTTCTTCGTGCTGGTGCCGTCTGTGCTGGTCCAGATTCTGAGTTTCCGCTGGTTCGTGCAGGACTACACCGGCGGGGGGCTCGGCGAAGTGGAGGGGCTGACCAAGCGGGGCGCGGTGGCTCTGGGGTGCCTTTATCCCGGCAGGGACCGCCTGCAGCTGGCCACCATCTGGCTGTGGCAGGCCACCATACACATCCTCCAGCTGGGACAAGTGTGGAG GTACATCAGGACGCTGTACCTGGGCATCATGTCGCGTCGGCAGAAGGAGCACCAGCGGCGCTGGTACTGGGCCATGATGTTCGAGTACGCAGACGTCAACATGCTGCGGCTGCTGGAGACTTTCCTGGAGTCTGCACCTCAGCTGGTCCTGCAGCTCTGCATCATGATCCAGGAGAACCGAGCCGAGACGCTGCAGT GCATCTCCTCCCTGGGCTCCCTCTTGTCTCTCGCCTGGGTTCTGGCCTCCTACCACAAACTGCTGCGAGATTCTCGTGACGACCAGCGCAGTATGAGCTACCGCGGGGCGCTGCTGCACCTCTTCTGGCGCCTCTTCACCATCTCGTCCCGCGTCCTCTCGCTTGCCCTCTTCGCCTCCCTCTTCCACATCTACTTCGGCATCTTTGTAGTGGTTCACTGGTGCGCCATGGCCTTCTGGGTGGTGCACGGAGGCACCGACTTCTGTATGTCCAAGTGGGAGGAGGTGCTCTTCAACATGGTGGTTGGCATCGTCTACATCTTCTGCTGGTTCAACGTGAAGGAGGGCCGGACGCGGTACAGAATGGTGACCTACTACATCGTGGTGTTGGCCGAGAACACCATCCTCACTGGGCTGTG GTACGCCTACAGGGACCCAGCGTTGACTGACTCCTACGCTGTCCCAGCGCTGTGCGGCGTCTACCTGACGTTCGCCGGCGGCGTCCTGGTCATGCTGTTGTACTACGGCTTCCTGCACCCTGCCACCGCCCACCTCCAACCGAGCCCTGCCTCGTCCTGCTGCGCCCAGCTGCTCTGGGgtctccccctccccccgtCAGCCCCGCCCACCGCCCCACCCACCCCCGCCCACATGACCAAGTCACAGACGGAAGAGGATGTGGCCGAGACGTGTCTTCCCGTCTTCCAGGTGAGGTCGGCGCCCATCACCTCCAAGCCAGAGGGCCCCCTGATAAAGATCGACATGCCCAGGAAGCGTTATCCAGCATGGGACGCCCACTACGTAGACAGGCGCCTCCGGAGGACTATAAACATCCTGCAGTACATAACGCCAGCCGCTGTGGGCATCCGCTACCGTGACGGACCCCTGCTGTATGAACTGTTGCAGTATGAGTCctcactctga